A region of Panicum virgatum strain AP13 chromosome 8N, P.virgatum_v5, whole genome shotgun sequence DNA encodes the following proteins:
- the LOC120686133 gene encoding 60S ribosomal protein L18a-like — protein sequence MVAHRFHQYQVVGRALPTPGDEHPKIYRMKLWTTNEVRAKSKFWYFLRKLKKVKKSNGQVLAINEIFERNPTTIKNYSIWLRYQSRTGYHNMYKEYRDTTLNGAVEQMYNEMASRHRVRSPCIQIIKTATVHFKLCKRDNTKQFNNAKIKFPLVSRVIRPPTRKLKTTFKASRPNLFM from the exons ATGGTCGCCCACAGG TTCCATCAGTACCAGGTGGTGGGCCGCGCGCTGCCGACCCCCGGCGATGAGCACCCCAAGATCTACCGAATGAAGCTCTGGACCACCAACGAGGTCCGCGCCAAGTCCAAGTTCTG GTACTTCCTGAGGAAGCTCAAGAAGGTGAAGAAGAGCAACGGCCAGGTTCTCGCCATCAACGAG ATCTTTGAGCGCAACCCTACCACAATCAAGAACTACAGCATCTGGCTGCGTTACCAGAGCAGGACAGGTTACCACAACATGTACAAGGAATACCGTGACACCACCTTGAATGGTGCTGTGGAGCAGATGTACAACGAGATGGCCTCCCGTCACCGTGTGAGGTCCCCCTGCATTCAAATCATTAAGACAGCAACAGTCCACTTCAAGCTCTGCAAGAGGGACAACACCAAGCAGTTCAACAATGCCAAGATTAAGTTCCCTCTTGTGTCCCGCGTGATCAGACCACCAACCAGGAAACTGAAAACGACCTTCAAGGCTTCAAGGCCCAACTTGTTCATGTGA